One Danio rerio strain Tuebingen ecotype United States chromosome 13, GRCz12tu, whole genome shotgun sequence DNA window includes the following coding sequences:
- the mtrf1l gene encoding peptide chain release factor 1-like, mitochondrial codes for MAVVSFSKHLLNVTLSRTITTHATVFRGQLCRCKALYRTINNTKRTFHTSLTANISKILSVDDIFSKQSFQDYLKKKQTEYNTSLNSINSQNQTLEDADMKTQRTNMTILAHLVHNIKKLEVKQKEMEDMQDLLKDNDPELLELAETEKEAVLADIQDLRQKILSLLIPEEESDMSELVLEVSAGVGGQEAMLFTAEIFEMYQNYAAFNGWSFDVLEANASELGGVRHASASVSGPLSYKKLKFEAGVHRVQRVPKTESKGRTHTSTMTVAILPQPTEISFTINPKDLKIETKRASGAGGQHVNTTDSAVRITHLPTGTVAECQQERSQIKNKDTAMKLLRAKLYSARLEEETSRRYQARKLQIGTRGRSEKIRTYNFQQDRITDHRIGKTVHDVHGFLQGEELLEEMIVFLQQFSEQESLMDVLDSELNL; via the exons ATGGCCGTCGTTAGCTTTAGTAAGCATCTGCTGAATGTGACACTGTCGAGGACAATCACAACACACGCTACAGTTTTCAGAGGGCAGCTATGCAGATGTAAAGCACTTTACAGGACAATTAACAACACAAAACGAACATTTCACACATCGCTGACCGCTAATATCTCCAAAATCCTTTCTGTGGACGATATCTTCAGCAAACAGAGCTTCCAGGACTACCTGAAGAAGAAGCAGACGGAGTATAACACAAGTCTGAACTCCATTAACAGTCAAAACCAGACCCTGGAGGACGCTGATATGAAAACACAAAGGACTAACATGACGATACTCGCTCATTTAGTCCATAATATTAAAAAACTAGAAGTTAAACAGAAGGAGATGGAGGATATGCAGGACTTGCTGAAAG ACAATGACCCAGAACTGCTTGAGCTGGCAGAGACTGAGAAGGAAGCCGTTCTGGCAGACATTCAAGATCTCAGACAAAAG ATTTTATCTCTTCTTATCCCCGAAGAGGAATCGGACATGAGTGAGCTGGTCCTGGAGGTCTCTGCTGGGGTCGGAGGTCAAGAAGCCATGCTGTTTACCGCAGAGATCTTCGAGATGTACCAGAACTATGCTGCTTTCAATGGCTGGAGCTTTGACGTCCTGGAGGCCAATGCTAGTGAACTAG GGGGCGTCAGACATGCATCCGCCAGTGTCAGCGGGCCACTCAGCTATAAGAAGTTAAAGTTTGAAGCCGGTGTTCATCGTGTGCAGAGGGTCCCGAAAACAGAGAGTAAAGGCCGCACACACACCAGCACAATGACCGTGGCTATTCTTCCTCAGCCCACAGAG ATCTCATTCACCATCAACCCCAAAGACCTGAAGATTGAGACCAAGAGAGCGAGTGGCGCAGGAGGACAGCATGTGAACACCACCGACAGTGCGGTCAGGATCACACACCTGCCCACAG GCACGGTTGCTGAATGTCAGCAGGAACGCTCTCAGATCAAGAACAAAGATACAGCCATGAAATTACTGCGAGCCAAACTCTACAGCGCGCGGCTGGAGGAGGAGACCAGCAGGAGATATCAGGCCCGAAAACTACAG ATCGGCACCAGAGGCAGATCAGAGAAAATCAGGACCTATAACTTTCAGCAGGACCGAATCACAGATCACAGAATCGGAAAAACCGTTCATGACGTTCATGGATTTTTACAAGGCGAGGAACTGCTGGAGGAGATGATCGTGTTTTTACAGCAGTTTTCTGAGCAGGAGTCGCTCATGGACGTCCTTGACAGTGAACTGAATCTGTAG